The Eubacterium ventriosum genome includes the window AATCTTGTTATCCATAATTGCTTCCTTCTTGCTCATTGCAATTGCAGCTAATGCAGCGATTGCTTCTTTTGAAAGGAAGTTGAATAAATACTTGTCATTCTGCTTTTCTTCTAATACAGCCTTGTCTTCAGCATTTAATGCATCTGAAGCAAATGCTTCAGCGAAGATATCCTTCTGGATTGGCTTTGGAAGTGATGATACATCATTTAAAGCACTGTCAATTGTGATTTCTCTCATCTTAGCAAGTTCTTCATCTGAGATGTCTTCTCTGCTAACGTACTGAGGGCTCATAGCTGCAATCTGCATAGCTACTGTCTTAATTGCTGCTACAACTGTATCGTTTGCTGGAGCATCAGCGTCAACTAATACACCAATCTTTCCACCAGCGTGGATGTATGAAGCAAGAACTCCGTCTGATTCAATCTTCTTGAATCTTCTGATATTCATGTTTTCACCGATTACTGCGATCTGTGAAACTAATTCGTCTTTAACTGTCTTTGTTGTATCAAGTGCCCATGGTTCAGCCATGAATGCGTCCATGTCTGCTGCATCAGAATCAAGAATCTGATTTGCAACGTTTGATACGAATGTCTGGAATTTTTCGTTCTTAGCAACGAAGTCTGTTTCTGAGTTAACTTCAACGATTGCTGCCTTGCCGTCTTTTACTGCTGTAAATACAACACCTTCTGCTGCAATTCTTCCTGATTTCTTAACTGCTGTAGCTTCGCCTTTTTTTCTTAAGATTTCGATAGCTGCTTCCTGATCTCCATCTGTTTCTACTAAAGCTTTCTTACAAGCCATAACACCAGCGCCTGTTAATTCTCTTAATTCTTTTACCATTGCTGCTGTGATTGTCATAATTATATCCTCCTAAAAACTATATCTTATTCTTCTGTTGCTTCTTCAGCTGCATCTTCAGCTACCATTTCTTCACCCTGGTTTGCTTCGATAACAGCATCAGCCATCTTAGAAACGATAAGTTTTACTGCTCTGATAGCATCATCGTTACCTGGGATAACATAGTCTAATTCTTCTGGGTCACAGTTTGTATCTGCAATACCGATTAATGTAATTCCAAGTGAATGTGCTTCCTGAACACAGATTTTTTCCTTCTTAGGATCTACTACAAAGATAGCATCTGGGATTCTCTTCATATCCTTGATACCGCCAAGGTTCTTTTCAAGCTTGTCCCATTCCTTCTTGATGTTAACAACTTCTTTCTTAGGAAGAACATCAAATGTTCCATCTTCTGCCATCTTTTCGATGTCTTTTAATCTCTTAATTCTTGACTGGATAGTCTTGAAGTTTGTAAGCATACCTCCAAGCCATCTTTCGTTAACGTAGTACATTCCACATCTTTCAGCTTCTGTCTGAACAGCTTCCTGAGCCTGTTTCTTTGTACCAACGAAAAGAATTGTACCGCCTTCTGCTGCGATATCTGAAACTGCCTTGTAAGCTTCATCTACTTTACCTACTGACTTCTGTAAGTCGATGATGTAGATACCATTTCTTTCTGTGTAGATGTATTCTGCCATTTTAGGGTTCCATCTTCTTGTCTGATGTCCGAAATGAACACCTGCTTCTAATAACTGTTTCATTGAAATAACGCTCATTCTTATACCTCCTGGTTTTTTTAAATTAATTATTGATACTGTTCCGGTTGTTAACCCGGCATATATCATGCCTTCCATCTGCTTCACCAAATCAGACAACCCCGAGCGTGGGCACCGGTCTGACTCTCCACAGATGTGCTTAATGCAACTCAAATATCATAACACAAAAAAAAGCAGTATGCAACTGCTTTCTTTCGTATAAATTATGTTTTTTATAAAATTCTCATTCAGACTTTCACACAATTTTTCCACAACATTCTTTTGCTATGTTGTCATATTGTTTTTTAGTTAGCCTGCTTTTCTTTCTTAAGTTCTGTAACATAACCACACTGTGGATCTGCACATGCAAGCTTGTTACCTTTTTCAACCATATAGCCTCCACACTGTGGACACTTTTCTGCAGAAGGTTTCTGCCATGACATAAAATCACATTCAGGGTTATCTATACAACCATAATATCTTCTGCCCTTCTTGGTTTTCTTAAGTAATACATCCTTTCCACACTTTGGACAAGGAACACCAATCTTTTCTAAGTATGGTTTTGTATTTCTACATTCAGGAAATCCCGGACAGGCAAGAAACTTACCATGTGGGCCGTATTTAATTACCATACGTCTTCCACATTCTTCACAGATTTCATCAGATTCTTCATCTGCAATGTCAATCTTTTCTAAGTTCTTTTCAGCATTTTCTACCTGTTCTTTTAAGTCAGGATAGAAGTTTCTGATAACTGTCTTCCATTCTATTGTACCTTCTTCAACTGCATCAAGAAGTGATTCCATGTTAGCTGTAAACTGTGTGTCTACAATAACACTAAACTCTGTTTTCATTACATTGTTTACTGCTTCACCTAACTCTGTAACATAAAGATTTTTCTTTTCTCTTGTTACATAACGTCTTGCAATAATTGTTGTAATAGTCGGAGCATAAGTGCTTGGTCGTCCAATACCCTGTTCTTCCATTGCCTTTACAAGTGCTGCTTCCGTAAAATGTGCAGGTGGCTGTGTAAAGTGCTGATTTTCTTCAAACTTTTCAAATTCAAGTTTTGAATCTTTTTCAAGCTTTGCAATGGTGTTGTTTGTAACAACTTTCTCATTATCACTGTCTGTATAGACTTTCATAAAACCGTCAAAATCAAGTTTTGATGTTGATGCATTAAAAATATACTTTCCTGCATTAACTTTTACGTTAGTTGTTTCGTAAACTGAATTTTCCATACGGCTTGCAACAAATCTTCTCCAGATAAGCTGATATAATCTAAATAAATCTCTTGGAAGCTGGTCTTTTACTTCTTCAGGCATTAAGTTTACATCTGTAGGTCTGATTGCTTCGTGAGCATCCTGAATCTTCTTGTTTGACTTCTTTGAGTTAATCTCTTTAGCCATATATGAATCGCCATATTTGCTTTCGATAAATTCCTTTACCTGAACTTCTGCTGTTTCTGATACTCTTGTGGAATCAGTTCTCAAATATGTTATAAGACCTATTGTTCCTCTGCCCTTAATGTCAACACCCTCATACAACTGCTGAGCTATTCTCATTGTCTTCTGTGTTGAGAAGTTAAGCGCCTTTGAAGCTTCCTGCTGCAATGTACTTGTTGTAAAAGGTATAGGTGCTTTTCTTGTTCTGCTTCCCTTTTTAATGTCCTTAACAGTAAACTCACTGTCTTTTAATTCCTTAACAATTCCGTCTAACTGTTCTTTTCCGGTAATTTCTAATTTACCCTTGTTGTCACCATAAAAGCTTACTGTAAATTCTTTATTTTTGTGCTTTAATACTGCATCCATATCCCAATATTCTTTTGGAATAAATGCGTTTATTTCATCTTCTCTGTCACAGAGCATTTTTAATGCTACAGACTGAACTCGTCCTGCACTTAAACCTCTTTTAATCTTCATCCATAATAGCGGACTAATGCTATATCCCACCATTCTGTCTAATACTCTTCTTGCCTGCTGGGCATCAACTAATCCCATTTCTATATCTCTTGGATGTTTTAATGACTCTTTTACTGCCTGCTTTGTAATTTCATTAAAAGTAATTCTGTAAGTCTTCTTTGGATCTAATTTCAAGGCTATTGATAAGTGCCATGAAATTGCTTCTCCCTCACGGTCCGGGTCAGTTGCCAAATATACTTTGTCTGCTTTTTTTGCATAGCGACGAAGTTCTGCCAACTTGTCTCCCTTTCCCCTAATTGTAATGTACTTTGGTTCGTAGTCATTTTCCATGTCTATTCCCATTGTACTTTTAGGAAGATCTCTAACGTGTCCATTTGAAGCAACTACTTCATAGTTAGAGCCCAAAAACTTTTTAATAGTCTTAACTTTAGCCGGTGATTCCACAATCACA containing:
- the rpsB gene encoding 30S ribosomal protein S2 yields the protein MSVISMKQLLEAGVHFGHQTRRWNPKMAEYIYTERNGIYIIDLQKSVGKVDEAYKAVSDIAAEGGTILFVGTKKQAQEAVQTEAERCGMYYVNERWLGGMLTNFKTIQSRIKRLKDIEKMAEDGTFDVLPKKEVVNIKKEWDKLEKNLGGIKDMKRIPDAIFVVDPKKEKICVQEAHSLGITLIGIADTNCDPEELDYVIPGNDDAIRAVKLIVSKMADAVIEANQGEEMVAEDAAEEATEE
- the topA gene encoding type I DNA topoisomerase, with amino-acid sequence MAKYLVIVESPAKVKTIKKFLGSNYEVVASNGHVRDLPKSTMGIDMENDYEPKYITIRGKGDKLAELRRYAKKADKVYLATDPDREGEAISWHLSIALKLDPKKTYRITFNEITKQAVKESLKHPRDIEMGLVDAQQARRVLDRMVGYSISPLLWMKIKRGLSAGRVQSVALKMLCDREDEINAFIPKEYWDMDAVLKHKNKEFTVSFYGDNKGKLEITGKEQLDGIVKELKDSEFTVKDIKKGSRTRKAPIPFTTSTLQQEASKALNFSTQKTMRIAQQLYEGVDIKGRGTIGLITYLRTDSTRVSETAEVQVKEFIESKYGDSYMAKEINSKKSNKKIQDAHEAIRPTDVNLMPEEVKDQLPRDLFRLYQLIWRRFVASRMENSVYETTNVKVNAGKYIFNASTSKLDFDGFMKVYTDSDNEKVVTNNTIAKLEKDSKLEFEKFEENQHFTQPPAHFTEAALVKAMEEQGIGRPSTYAPTITTIIARRYVTREKKNLYVTELGEAVNNVMKTEFSVIVDTQFTANMESLLDAVEEGTIEWKTVIRNFYPDLKEQVENAEKNLEKIDIADEESDEICEECGRRMVIKYGPHGKFLACPGFPECRNTKPYLEKIGVPCPKCGKDVLLKKTKKGRRYYGCIDNPECDFMSWQKPSAEKCPQCGGYMVEKGNKLACADPQCGYVTELKKEKQAN